From the Thermococcus celericrescens genome, the window CATAGCGGAGGACGTGGCGAGCAGGTACATGGACAAGAACGTCGATAGGGTCCTCACAGCCGCAACGGACGGAATAGCCCTCGGCGTCCACGTGGCGAGGGAGTTGAACGTCGATGTTGTCTACGCCAAGAAGAAGAAGGAAGTCGGTGTTGAGAAGTTCTACGAGGTCAGCTACGTGCCTAGCGCCTCAGGAAGCGTCACGACGCTGTACCTCCCGCAGTGGGCCCTCAAGAAGGGCGAAAACGTCCTCATAGTTGACGACGTCATAAGGAGCGGCGAGACGCAGAGGGCGCTCCTGGAGATGTGCCGGCAGGCGGGGGCGAAGCCTGTTGGGATGTTCTTCCTCATAAGCGTCGGGGACGTTATAGAGCGGCTGCGTGAGGAGTACAGCATCCCCGTGGAGAGCCTCATAAGGCTGGAGTGATCTCTATGAAGGTGTTCATATACAATGCCGATGGTCTGACGATTCCGGTGGAGGTCGAACCCGGCCTCCCTTTTAAATTCAGATGCACCGAGGAAGAGTGCGGGAAAGAGGTGGTCATAGAGGGAGTGGTGCGGCACGCAGACGAGGCAGAGTTCACGCGGGTTCTCAGAGATACCATCGCGGAAAACCCCGACTTCAAAAAGATACTGGAGATAACGGCGAGAAACCTGATTTTTGAGGGCAAAGTCAACGGGAAGGAAGTCATCCTTCCGGTTGAGAGCTTCGACGACTTTGCGAAGCGATTCCTGGACGAGGTTCTAGTCCTCCGTTAGCTTTAGCCTCGTGTCCTCTTTAACCACCTGCATCGCAACGCTCGTGTTCGTTTTTTCCACCCCATCGAGAGAGAGCAGCCACTTAACGAAGCGGTTCATGTCTGCCCTGTCCCTGAACTTCGCCACCAGGACTATATCGAACTCACCGGTTATGTCGTAGACCAGCATTACCCTTTCGTTTTTGGCTATCTCGCGCTCTATATCCAGGATGCGCCTCCCCTGGGCCTTGACACCTATAACCGCGGTCAGCCCAAAGCCGAGCTTCTCGTAGTCAAGGATCGGGGCGAATCCCCTGATTACACCCTCCTCCTCCATCTTTTTGATGCGGTTGTACACGGTTCCAACGGCCACTTTGAGCTCCCGCGCTATCTCACGGTACGACAGGCGGGCGTTTTCCTGGAGCAGTGAGAGTATCCTTAGGTCAAGTTCGTCCACCGTA encodes:
- a CDS encoding phosphoribosyltransferase family protein, producing the protein MSQLKSVQEKLRLVRVLRLLKKTYTYEELSKITGLPITVLNRYVRGKVLPSAERTKELLSLLLPYINVEEEVRKRIKFDEYGFFDNMPVLSDTALMSLIAEDVASRYMDKNVDRVLTAATDGIALGVHVARELNVDVVYAKKKKEVGVEKFYEVSYVPSASGSVTTLYLPQWALKKGENVLIVDDVIRSGETQRALLEMCRQAGAKPVGMFFLISVGDVIERLREEYSIPVESLIRLE
- a CDS encoding Lrp/AsnC family transcriptional regulator codes for the protein MDELDLRILSLLQENARLSYREIARELKVAVGTVYNRIKKMEEEGVIRGFAPILDYEKLGFGLTAVIGVKAQGRRILDIEREIAKNERVMLVYDITGEFDIVLVAKFRDRADMNRFVKWLLSLDGVEKTNTSVAMQVVKEDTRLKLTED